A region from the Flavobacteriales bacterium genome encodes:
- a CDS encoding T9SS type A sorting domain-containing protein has translation MRRIISSLLVSLLCPALLMAQAETEPNDNSGQANALALGTARTGDIGGAPCGSGTSNDWFALTTTQDGTLSLSTSTTAFGGSGSLRVHIHDANGNLITYFDHGAAGSPVDQTSVLACVGKGTYYFQVARLSSDCYTYAFTVTLAAAVFSDDTEDNDNAGQAFTNGALAHNTFAQGHVNFSYTGDNDDWYFITTPAEGSATFTTIAESEGGGAVRTHLYDGSGNLITYYDGSSGASHDDDTTTYTHDCLGQGNYYLRVASIGGCGHSYELKYQTAGAVYANDVEPNNSTAQAFSNGALAHNTFTEGHINFSHYGDNSDWYFIQTPAEGTIRLTAIAERVPVANGNIRVHLYDGSGNLITYWDPVAGGSNAPVTTVVEYDCAGQGNYYLQVVGINGCGISYRLKYETLPAVYGTDVEPNNSASQAFANGALAHNTFTDGHINFINYGDNSDWYFIQTPADGAINITMIAERVPVANGNIRVHLYDGNGNLITYWDTVVGGSNAPVTTVVQYDCAGQGNYYLQLISTNGCGISYRMKYELAPAVFGNDAEPNGSFAQALVLNPDSSSVSGHINFNHYGENIDDYRVVLPGAGNIAFNLESENAAGGGLRVHLYDANGNLITYSDHTAGAAHTPVSSSVSFTGLGAGTYYLRLQSISGCGLSYRLNCNDVDNDGTCNYFDLCPGGPEPGTPCDDGSACTTNDVITGGCACAGTAVTCNDNDPCTIDTCNPVSGCVFTPSPDTDNDGTCDLTDGCPSDPNKIAPGICGCGVSDVDTDSDGTADCNDGCPNDPNKVAPGACGCGVADTDSDSDGTPDCNDACPLLANLVNGNPCDDGNPNTINDVVTNCLCAGTLLGNDCEGVPGGPAQPGTACDDNDDCTTNDVYDTNCQCAGTFADADNDGTCDADDLCPGGPEPGTACDDLDVCTTGDVIGTNCLCAGTFADADNDGTCDADDLCPGGPEPGTACNDLDANTTGDVIGTNCLCAGVNVNCTEDLVMSIALDAFGSQTTWEITDALTSTVVASGGPYSDGTPGAIVSTNICLPAACYNLVVSDAMGDGIAAGGYVLTDDLGRRIIDASGDFGPESSVTISGGDFCVPLGPTFVKPNWCDRTDLVPSSFIYCQGVAGASGYQFWFFDPHGSYSRRILRPATDCRLSNLQTNPAPFGLPLNVCVRPLVNGNYLPFGKVCRIMVNNPGGNFRDLSSFDTDGAHLSLYPNPNRDEVLNLKIEGLSEEAATAQVEIFDAMGKRIASEQLNVAAGALNHAMTLGNGMEAGLYFVHVVVDGQTFTERLVRQ, from the coding sequence ATGAGACGGATCATTTCCTCCTTGCTGGTATCGCTGCTGTGCCCGGCTTTGCTGATGGCGCAAGCGGAGACCGAGCCCAACGACAACAGCGGCCAGGCCAACGCCCTTGCCCTGGGCACCGCGCGTACCGGCGATATCGGCGGCGCGCCTTGCGGCAGCGGCACCAGCAACGATTGGTTCGCGCTCACTACCACGCAGGATGGCACCCTCAGCCTGAGCACCAGCACGACAGCATTCGGCGGCAGCGGTTCGCTACGCGTGCACATCCACGATGCGAACGGCAACCTGATCACCTATTTCGATCACGGTGCGGCCGGTTCACCCGTTGACCAGACCTCCGTGCTCGCATGCGTTGGCAAGGGAACCTACTACTTCCAAGTGGCGCGCCTCTCAAGCGATTGTTACACCTACGCGTTCACGGTCACCCTGGCGGCGGCCGTCTTCAGCGATGACACGGAGGACAACGACAACGCTGGACAGGCCTTCACGAACGGCGCGCTCGCCCACAACACCTTCGCCCAGGGCCATGTGAACTTCAGCTACACCGGCGACAACGATGATTGGTACTTCATCACTACCCCAGCCGAAGGTTCCGCGACCTTCACCACCATCGCTGAGAGCGAAGGAGGGGGCGCCGTGCGGACGCATCTCTACGATGGCAGCGGCAACCTGATCACCTACTACGACGGCAGCTCCGGGGCGAGCCACGATGATGACACCACCACATACACCCACGATTGCCTGGGCCAGGGCAATTACTACCTGCGTGTAGCGAGCATCGGCGGCTGCGGTCACAGCTACGAATTGAAGTACCAGACCGCCGGTGCGGTCTATGCCAATGATGTTGAGCCGAACAACAGCACGGCCCAGGCCTTCTCCAACGGTGCGCTCGCCCACAACACCTTCACGGAAGGGCACATCAACTTCAGCCACTACGGCGACAACAGCGACTGGTACTTCATCCAGACACCGGCCGAAGGCACCATTCGCCTGACGGCGATCGCCGAACGCGTGCCGGTCGCGAACGGTAACATCCGTGTGCATCTGTACGACGGCAGTGGCAACCTCATCACCTACTGGGACCCCGTTGCGGGCGGAAGCAATGCGCCCGTGACGACCGTTGTGGAATACGACTGCGCAGGCCAGGGCAATTACTACCTGCAGGTGGTCGGCATCAATGGCTGCGGCATCAGTTACAGGCTGAAGTACGAAACACTGCCAGCAGTGTACGGTACCGATGTGGAGCCGAACAACAGCGCCAGCCAAGCCTTCGCGAACGGGGCGCTCGCCCACAACACCTTCACCGACGGACACATCAACTTCATCAACTACGGCGACAACAGTGACTGGTATTTCATCCAGACGCCCGCTGACGGCGCCATCAACATAACGATGATCGCCGAGCGCGTGCCGGTGGCGAACGGCAACATCCGCGTGCATCTGTACGACGGCAACGGCAACCTCATCACATACTGGGATACCGTGGTGGGCGGAAGCAACGCTCCCGTGACGACCGTTGTGCAGTATGACTGCGCGGGCCAGGGCAACTACTATCTGCAGTTGATCAGCACGAACGGCTGCGGCATCAGCTATCGGATGAAATACGAGTTGGCACCTGCCGTGTTCGGTAACGATGCCGAGCCCAACGGCAGCTTTGCGCAAGCCCTCGTGCTCAACCCGGATTCTTCGAGCGTGAGCGGTCACATCAATTTCAACCACTACGGCGAGAACATCGATGATTACCGCGTGGTACTGCCCGGCGCGGGGAACATCGCCTTCAACCTCGAATCGGAGAACGCGGCAGGCGGAGGGTTGCGCGTGCACCTGTATGATGCGAACGGGAATCTGATCACGTATTCGGACCACACGGCAGGGGCTGCGCACACGCCGGTCTCCTCTTCCGTGTCGTTCACCGGCCTGGGCGCCGGTACGTACTACCTGCGCCTCCAGAGCATCAGCGGTTGTGGCCTCAGCTATCGACTGAACTGCAACGACGTCGACAACGATGGCACCTGCAACTACTTCGATCTGTGCCCCGGTGGTCCTGAGCCAGGCACTCCGTGCGATGACGGCAGTGCGTGCACCACGAACGACGTGATCACCGGTGGATGTGCATGCGCGGGAACCGCGGTGACATGCAACGACAATGATCCATGCACCATCGACACGTGCAACCCGGTTTCCGGCTGCGTCTTCACGCCTTCGCCTGATACCGACAACGATGGGACCTGCGATCTCACCGACGGTTGCCCGAGCGACCCCAATAAGATCGCGCCCGGCATCTGCGGATGCGGCGTGAGCGATGTGGACACCGACAGCGACGGCACGGCTGATTGCAACGACGGCTGCCCGAACGATCCGAACAAAGTCGCACCCGGTGCTTGCGGTTGCGGTGTTGCGGATACGGATAGCGACAGCGACGGCACGCCGGATTGCAACGATGCTTGCCCACTGTTGGCCAACCTGGTGAACGGTAACCCCTGCGATGACGGCAACCCGAACACCATCAACGATGTGGTGACCAACTGCCTCTGTGCCGGCACCTTGCTCGGCAACGACTGCGAGGGCGTGCCCGGTGGACCTGCCCAACCCGGCACCGCATGCGATGACAACGATGATTGCACGACCAACGACGTTTACGATACCAACTGCCAGTGCGCAGGCACCTTCGCCGATGCCGACAACGATGGCACCTGCGATGCTGACGACCTCTGCCCCGGCGGACCCGAGCCCGGCACGGCGTGCGATGATCTCGATGTCTGCACAACGGGCGATGTGATCGGCACCAACTGCCTCTGCGCTGGCACCTTCGCTGATGCCGACAACGACGGCACTTGCGATGCGGACGATCTCTGCCCCGGCGGGCCAGAGCCCGGCACCGCATGCAATGATCTTGACGCCAACACCACGGGCGATGTGATCGGCACCAACTGCCTCTGCGCAGGGGTGAACGTGAACTGCACCGAGGACCTGGTGATGAGCATCGCGCTGGACGCCTTCGGCAGCCAGACCACCTGGGAGATCACCGACGCGCTCACCAGCACCGTGGTCGCTTCCGGCGGTCCCTACTCCGACGGAACTCCGGGCGCCATCGTTTCCACCAACATCTGCCTGCCCGCCGCCTGCTACAACCTGGTGGTGAGCGACGCCATGGGCGATGGTATCGCAGCTGGTGGTTACGTGCTCACCGATGACCTTGGCCGACGCATCATCGATGCCAGCGGCGATTTCGGTCCTGAGAGCTCCGTGACCATCTCCGGTGGCGACTTCTGCGTGCCTTTGGGACCCACCTTCGTGAAGCCCAACTGGTGCGACCGCACCGATCTGGTGCCCAGCAGCTTCATCTACTGCCAAGGTGTGGCAGGCGCCAGCGGCTACCAGTTCTGGTTCTTCGATCCGCACGGCTCCTACAGCCGTCGCATACTGCGTCCGGCAACGGATTGCCGATTGAGCAACCTGCAGACCAACCCTGCTCCCTTCGGCCTCCCGCTCAACGTGTGCGTGCGACCGCTCGTGAACGGCAACTACCTGCCCTTCGGCAAAGTGTGCCGCATCATGGTGAACAACCCCGGCGGCAACTTCCGCGACCTGTCCAGCTTCGATACGGACGGTGCCCACCTGAGCCTGTACCCCAATCCGAACCGCGACGAAGTGCTCAACCTGAAGATCGAAGGCCTGAGCGAAGAGGCCGCCACGGCACAAGTGGAGATCTTCGATGCCATGGGCAAGCGCATCGCCAGCGAGCAGCTGAACGTGGCTGCTGGCGCGTTGAACCACGCCATGACCCTGGGCAACGGAATGGAGGCCGGCCTCTACTTCGTGCACGTGGTGGTGGATGGCCAGACCTTTACCGAACGCCTCGTGCGCCAGTAG
- a CDS encoding response regulator transcription factor has product MNPIRVIAFDDNKDLRDMFRLLVDAQADMVCVAVHPDLSQLMRDIDAARPDVIVMDIQMPGMNGIDGVRAIKARHPGAQILMQTVFDDDDKVFDAICAGASGYILKTAPVEEITKAIRAVHAGGAPMTPAIAMKVLSRFRANETATSAEHYGLSDREKEVLTLLVKGRSYKMIADELGISYHTVDSHMRKIYEKLHVHSNAEAVSKAVSKRLV; this is encoded by the coding sequence ATGAACCCCATCCGAGTCATAGCGTTCGACGACAACAAGGACCTGCGCGACATGTTCCGCCTGTTGGTGGACGCCCAGGCCGACATGGTGTGCGTGGCCGTCCACCCCGACCTGTCGCAGCTCATGCGCGACATTGATGCTGCACGACCAGACGTGATCGTGATGGACATCCAGATGCCGGGCATGAACGGCATCGATGGCGTACGCGCCATCAAAGCACGGCATCCGGGAGCGCAGATCCTCATGCAAACGGTCTTCGACGATGACGACAAAGTCTTCGATGCCATTTGCGCCGGGGCGAGCGGTTACATCCTGAAGACAGCGCCAGTAGAGGAGATCACCAAAGCCATCCGTGCCGTTCATGCTGGTGGCGCGCCCATGACCCCGGCCATCGCCATGAAGGTGCTGTCGCGCTTCAGGGCGAACGAAACGGCCACCAGTGCGGAGCACTACGGGCTTAGCGATCGCGAGAAGGAGGTGCTCACGCTCCTGGTGAAGGGACGCAGCTACAAGATGATCGCCGACGAACTGGGCATCAGCTATCATACTGTGGACAGCCACATGCGGAAGATCTACGAGAAGCTGCACGTGCACAGCAACGCCGAAGCGGTGAGCAAAGCCGTGAGCAAGAGACTGGTTTGA